In Vicinamibacteria bacterium, the DNA window GGGATGATGGCCATCGCCTGGATCCCCTTCCAAGAGCCGCCCGGAACGCACTCCGTGCCGCGCGCGACCACTGACGGGCTATGTGCTAAACAAAGCTAGGAGGCACCGATGACAGCTTTCGCCGCGATTGTCGTGATGAAAGGCCGATCAGGAAACGGAGTACCCTTGTTCCTGCACCCGAAAGAGCTGACCTGGCTGGATCCTCTCAAGAACGGCAAGAATCTTCGGGATCAGGGGACGAAGGGTCTCGATACGGTTATTCTTCGCGATCAGCACCACGACAGCGATCGGCAACGTGCTCAGATTCTGCTGGAACTCGATGTTTCGATCGCCGGTTATCAGCACGTCGAAGCTACCACCGGCACGACGGAGAAGCTCGCCATTCTTCAAACCTGCCCAACCCTCGTTCTGTACAGTCTAAACCTCGTGTCCGGAAATCTCCAAGGCAAGTTTCCGAGGCAGAGATTCGTCAAGCAGAATGCGCATCGGAAGCAACGAGCTCTTTGGCAAGCTCGAGGGCGGCCACTGCCTGTTCGCGCGTTACGGAGGGGAATTCTTGGAGAAATACTTCGAGGCTGTCTCCAGCCTCGAGGTAGTCGAAGAGGATCTTTACCGGGACTCTGGTTCCCACGAACACAGGGGTTCCGCCAAGAATCTCGGGGTCTCTGTGGACGATCCGCTTCAGTTCAGCCATGCCTTTTCGGGTCCATGATAACGCGGCTGGGCCAGGGACGCGTGACTCGGGTGGACGGCTTTGA includes these proteins:
- a CDS encoding DUF433 domain-containing protein, with translation MAELKRIVHRDPEILGGTPVFVGTRVPVKILFDYLEAGDSLEVFLQEFPSVTREQAVAALELAKELVASDAHSA